The following proteins are co-located in the Labrys monachus genome:
- a CDS encoding ATP-binding cassette domain-containing protein, which yields MSDTVIQVTGLGKSFTRGAKAVDGVTLAVERGETLGIVGESGSGKSTLLRMILRLIRPSEGSVTVEGRDVWNAHGADLKAVRRGMQAIFQDPASSFNPRQSIGAILAAPLQVHGIGDERSRAALIGATLERVGLAASTVSRFPHQLSGGQRQRIAIARAVIMKPAVVLADEPTSALDVSVQAQVLQLFRETKRELGLTSVFVSHNLAVIREVSDRVAVMRLGRVVEIGSADEIFTAPKSEYTRALIDAVPDPFRRFRATADQRTTP from the coding sequence GCCTCGGCAAATCCTTCACCCGCGGGGCCAAGGCGGTCGACGGCGTCACGCTGGCGGTGGAGCGCGGCGAGACGCTCGGCATCGTCGGCGAGAGCGGCTCGGGCAAGTCGACGCTGCTGCGCATGATCCTGCGCCTCATCCGCCCCTCCGAGGGCAGCGTCACCGTCGAGGGGCGCGATGTCTGGAACGCCCATGGCGCCGACCTGAAGGCCGTGCGCCGCGGCATGCAGGCGATCTTCCAGGACCCCGCCTCCTCCTTCAATCCGCGCCAGAGCATCGGCGCCATCCTGGCCGCGCCGCTGCAGGTTCACGGCATCGGCGACGAGCGCTCGCGCGCCGCGCTGATCGGCGCGACATTGGAGCGCGTCGGCCTGGCGGCCTCGACCGTCTCGCGCTTCCCGCACCAGCTCTCCGGCGGCCAGCGCCAGCGCATCGCCATCGCCCGCGCGGTGATCATGAAGCCGGCGGTGGTGCTGGCGGACGAGCCGACCTCCGCCCTCGACGTCTCCGTCCAGGCGCAGGTGCTCCAGCTCTTCCGCGAGACCAAGCGCGAGCTCGGGCTCACCTCGGTGTTCGTCAGCCATAATCTGGCGGTCATCCGCGAGGTCAGCGACCGCGTCGCCGTGATGCGGCTGGGACGCGTGGTCGAGATCGGCAGCGCGGACGAGATCTTCACCGCCCCCAAGAGCGAATATACCCGCGCGCTGATCGACGCCGTGCCGGACCCGTTCCGCCGCTTTCGCGCCACCGCAGACCAGAGGACCACGCCATGA
- a CDS encoding DUF1028 domain-containing protein produces MIELNTFSIAARCPRSGRLGVAVSTAVPAVGGICPFIEPGIGAIATQSWVNPYLGIEGLALLRGGLSAKEALDKLIAEDPGRAVRQLGIVDREGRTAAYTGSECVDWAGHIEGDGFTVQGNMLVGAATIEAMAAAAARSEAFDLHERLMLVLEAGQAAGGDKRGKQSASLKVFHKEAFAWLDIRVDAHPHPVQELRRVFEIAKQQLLPFIDGMPSRHDPIGGIPAEVSAMIMTPPPYRPGGNGGA; encoded by the coding sequence ATGATCGAACTCAACACCTTCTCCATCGCGGCGCGCTGCCCGCGCAGCGGCAGGCTCGGCGTCGCCGTCTCGACCGCGGTGCCGGCGGTCGGCGGCATCTGCCCGTTCATCGAGCCCGGCATCGGCGCCATCGCGACGCAGTCCTGGGTCAACCCCTATCTCGGCATTGAAGGGCTGGCGCTGCTGCGCGGGGGCCTGTCGGCGAAGGAGGCCCTCGACAAGCTCATCGCCGAGGATCCCGGCCGCGCCGTGCGCCAGCTCGGCATCGTCGACCGAGAAGGGCGCACCGCCGCCTATACCGGCAGCGAATGCGTCGACTGGGCCGGCCATATCGAAGGCGACGGCTTCACCGTGCAGGGCAACATGCTGGTGGGCGCGGCGACGATCGAGGCCATGGCCGCCGCCGCGGCGAGGAGCGAAGCCTTCGACCTGCACGAGCGCCTGATGCTGGTGCTGGAGGCCGGGCAGGCCGCTGGCGGCGACAAGCGCGGCAAGCAGTCCGCCTCGCTCAAGGTCTTCCACAAGGAGGCGTTCGCCTGGCTCGACATTCGCGTCGACGCCCATCCGCACCCGGTGCAGGAATTGCGGCGCGTCTTCGAGATCGCCAAGCAGCAGCTCCTGCCCTTCATCGACGGCATGCCCTCGCGGCACGACCCGATCGGCGGCATTCCCGCCGAGGTCTCCGCCATGATCATGACGCCGCCGCCCTACCGCCCCGGCGGGAATGGCGGCGCCTGA
- the argE gene encoding acetylornithine deacetylase, with the protein MTTSTTREILADLVAFDTTSSRSNLPLIRYVRDYLAGFGIEAEIFADDAGDKANLWATIGPPGPGGFILSGHTDCVPVDGQAWTSPPFALTERDGRLYGRGSTDMKGFLASVLAAVPALVAGKLREPVHLAFSYDEEVGCTGVRAMIARLAGRGEKPAACLVGEPTDMRVVVGHKGGRGYDCLVTGSEAHSSLAPRAANAIEYAAELVVFIRRLAAELALGPADEEYDVVHSTISTGRIRGGTAVNIVPRTCALTFEFRNLAEVMPDAIFGRIAAYAEEELVPAMRRQAPEASIGFEMLYDYPAHGIDPAHPLVTRIKNAVGHNGHGKVAYGTEAGLFQRDFGVPTVVCGPGSIDVAHKPDESILPSQLDLCDAALRRLLLG; encoded by the coding sequence ATGACCACCAGCACCACGCGCGAGATCCTCGCCGATCTCGTCGCCTTCGACACCACCAGCAGCCGGTCGAACCTGCCGCTCATCCGCTATGTCCGCGACTATCTCGCCGGCTTCGGCATCGAGGCCGAGATCTTCGCCGACGACGCCGGCGACAAGGCCAATCTGTGGGCGACCATCGGCCCGCCCGGGCCCGGCGGCTTCATCCTCTCGGGCCATACCGATTGCGTGCCGGTGGACGGCCAGGCCTGGACGTCGCCCCCCTTCGCGCTGACCGAACGCGACGGCCGCCTCTACGGCCGCGGCTCCACCGACATGAAGGGCTTCCTCGCCTCGGTGCTGGCAGCGGTGCCGGCGCTGGTGGCGGGAAAGCTGAGGGAGCCGGTGCATCTCGCCTTCTCCTATGACGAGGAGGTCGGCTGCACCGGCGTGCGGGCGATGATCGCCCGCCTGGCGGGACGGGGCGAGAAGCCGGCTGCCTGCCTCGTCGGGGAGCCCACCGACATGCGGGTCGTCGTCGGGCACAAGGGCGGCCGGGGCTATGATTGCCTGGTGACCGGATCGGAGGCCCATTCGAGCCTCGCGCCGCGGGCCGCCAACGCCATCGAATATGCCGCGGAGCTCGTCGTCTTCATCCGCCGGCTCGCCGCCGAACTGGCCCTCGGCCCCGCGGACGAGGAATATGACGTCGTGCATTCCACCATCTCGACAGGCCGCATCCGGGGCGGCACGGCGGTCAACATCGTGCCGAGGACCTGCGCGCTGACCTTCGAGTTCCGCAACCTCGCCGAGGTGATGCCGGATGCGATCTTCGGCCGGATCGCCGCCTATGCCGAAGAGGAACTCGTGCCCGCCATGCGGCGCCAGGCGCCGGAGGCCTCGATCGGCTTCGAGATGCTCTACGACTATCCGGCCCACGGCATCGATCCGGCGCATCCGCTCGTCACGCGCATCAAGAACGCGGTCGGGCACAACGGCCACGGCAAGGTCGCCTACGGCACCGAGGCGGGCCTGTTCCAGCGCGACTTCGGCGTTCCCACCGTGGTCTGCGGCCCCGGCTCGATCGACGTGGCGCACAAGCCGGACGAATCCATCCTGCCGTCCCAGCTCGACCTGTGCGACGCCGCCCTGCGCCGGCTGCTGCTGGGATGA
- a CDS encoding sulfotransferase family protein → MADNEMNSAATGENIDVAAGHRPRLRPDGTLSLKHALEILGFGPCHHMEEVFKNPGQVPHWQAVAAGRLVMWDDVFAGYRSQVDWPGAHPWRELAAAYPDARIVLSVRPEEAWWKSFSATIGALRDAPERTMMPPHIDAMLDAGFELIENQTFGCAVTDRDGALRAYRKRIEDVRAAFPPERLLVFDVTEGWEPLCAFLGRPVPDVPFPRTNAKEDFWRLVRGEPH, encoded by the coding sequence GTGGCCGACAATGAAATGAATTCGGCGGCTACGGGGGAGAACATCGATGTCGCTGCAGGTCATCGGCCCCGGCTTCGGCCGGACGGGACGCTGTCGCTCAAGCACGCGCTGGAAATCCTGGGTTTCGGGCCCTGTCATCATATGGAGGAGGTCTTCAAGAATCCCGGGCAGGTCCCGCATTGGCAGGCCGTCGCCGCCGGCAGGCTCGTCATGTGGGACGATGTGTTCGCGGGCTATCGCTCGCAGGTCGACTGGCCGGGCGCCCACCCGTGGCGCGAGCTGGCCGCGGCCTACCCCGATGCCAGGATCGTGCTGAGCGTCAGGCCGGAGGAGGCGTGGTGGAAGAGCTTCTCCGCGACCATCGGCGCTCTGCGCGACGCGCCCGAGCGGACGATGATGCCGCCCCATATCGACGCCATGCTGGATGCCGGCTTCGAACTGATCGAGAATCAGACTTTCGGATGCGCGGTCACCGACCGCGACGGGGCCCTGCGCGCCTATCGCAAGCGCATCGAGGACGTGCGCGCCGCCTTTCCTCCGGAAAGACTGCTGGTGTTCGACGTGACGGAGGGCTGGGAGCCGCTCTGCGCCTTCCTCGGCAGGCCCGTGCCGGACGTTCCCTTTCCCCGCACCAACGCCAAGGAGGATTTCTGGCGGCTCGTCCGTGGCGAACCGCACTGA
- a CDS encoding sulfotransferase domain-containing protein, whose translation MRAENQSFPVKSRDIHNHHMDSTIWDAFRFRPDDVIIATYGKSGTTWTQQIIGQLIFGGADHVPVHEISPWLDLRVPPKDVKLAALEAQANRRFVKTHLPVDALVFSPEAKYIYLGRDGRDVMWSMYNHHSKATDLWYQVLNDTPGRVGPAIERVDCGVVEYFQAWLEKDGYPFWPFWENIASWWAVRDLPNVLLLHYDEMKRDMPGGIRRIASFLDIPIDEAAFPKIVEHCSFDYMKANAEDAAPLGGILWEGGGRTFIHKGTNGRWRDELPEALSRIYEERALAELGPDCARWLQGGHENHA comes from the coding sequence ATGAGAGCCGAAAACCAATCCTTTCCGGTCAAGAGCCGCGACATCCACAACCACCACATGGATTCGACCATCTGGGACGCGTTCCGCTTCCGGCCGGACGACGTGATCATCGCGACCTATGGAAAATCCGGGACCACCTGGACGCAGCAGATCATCGGCCAGCTCATCTTCGGCGGCGCGGACCACGTGCCCGTTCACGAAATCTCGCCCTGGCTCGACCTGAGGGTGCCGCCGAAGGACGTCAAGCTCGCCGCCCTGGAGGCGCAGGCGAACCGGCGCTTCGTCAAGACGCATCTGCCGGTCGACGCGCTCGTCTTCTCCCCCGAGGCCAAATATATCTATCTCGGCCGCGACGGCCGCGACGTGATGTGGAGCATGTACAACCACCACAGCAAGGCGACCGACCTGTGGTACCAGGTGCTCAACGACACGCCCGGCCGCGTCGGGCCGGCGATCGAGCGGGTCGACTGCGGCGTGGTCGAGTATTTCCAGGCGTGGCTGGAAAAGGACGGCTACCCGTTCTGGCCCTTCTGGGAGAACATCGCCAGCTGGTGGGCGGTGCGCGATCTGCCCAACGTGCTGCTGCTCCATTACGACGAGATGAAGCGGGACATGCCCGGCGGCATCCGCCGCATCGCCTCCTTCCTCGACATCCCCATCGACGAAGCGGCCTTTCCGAAAATCGTCGAGCATTGCAGCTTCGACTACATGAAGGCGAATGCCGAGGATGCCGCCCCGCTCGGCGGTATCCTTTGGGAAGGCGGCGGCAGGACCTTCATCCACAAGGGGACGAACGGCCGCTGGCGCGACGAGCTGCCGGAGGCGCTGAGCCGCATTTATGAGGAGCGCGCGCTCGCCGAGCTCGGCCCCGATTGCGCCCGATGGCTGCAGGGGGGCCACGAAAACCACGCGTGA
- a CDS encoding AraC family transcriptional regulator, which translates to MKADLEPQVLEGLERSCERGTGDGIVTAPAFPGIERIEARFFGEAFAPHRHDSYALGVTLQGIQTFRYRGAARYSPPGGIIVLHPDELHDGGAGTEAGLRYRMLYLQPSLLSQALGGEGAALPFVRQPVLADDALRAGLLAALGPLDRGLDELAADDIVSRIAQGLARHGGQAPKPLGRLAARQVTLAREFLEANATRPVRSEELESVTGLDRFALSRHFRAMLATSPHRFLLMRRLQHARRLIDRGEPLAEVAAAAGFADQSHLSRHFKKAFGLTPGRWAALVAAGRTRR; encoded by the coding sequence ATGAAAGCCGATCTAGAGCCGCAGGTCTTGGAGGGTCTTGAACGTTCGTGCGAAAGAGGGACGGGCGACGGCATCGTCACCGCGCCGGCCTTTCCGGGCATCGAGCGCATCGAGGCGCGCTTCTTCGGCGAGGCCTTCGCGCCCCATCGCCACGACAGCTACGCGCTCGGCGTCACCCTCCAGGGCATCCAGACCTTCCGCTACCGCGGCGCGGCGCGCTACAGCCCGCCGGGCGGCATCATCGTGCTGCATCCCGACGAACTGCATGACGGCGGGGCGGGCACCGAGGCGGGCCTGCGCTACCGCATGCTCTATCTCCAGCCCTCGCTGCTGTCGCAGGCGCTCGGCGGCGAGGGGGCGGCGCTGCCCTTCGTGCGCCAGCCGGTCCTGGCGGACGATGCGCTGCGCGCCGGCCTCCTCGCCGCGCTCGGCCCGCTCGACCGCGGGCTCGACGAACTGGCGGCCGACGACATCGTCTCCCGCATCGCGCAAGGCCTCGCGCGGCATGGCGGGCAGGCGCCAAAGCCGCTCGGCCGGCTCGCCGCGCGGCAGGTGACCCTCGCCCGCGAATTCCTGGAGGCCAATGCGACGCGGCCGGTGCGCTCGGAGGAACTCGAGAGCGTCACCGGCCTCGACCGCTTCGCCCTCTCGCGCCACTTCCGCGCCATGCTCGCCACCAGTCCGCACCGCTTCCTGCTGATGCGCCGCCTCCAGCATGCCCGGCGGCTGATCGACCGCGGCGAGCCGCTCGCCGAGGTCGCGGCGGCGGCCGGCTTCGCCGACCAGAGCCATCTCAGCCGGCATTTCAAGAAGGCCTTCGGCCTGACACCGGGCCGCTGGGCCGCCCTCGTCGCGGCGGGCAGGACGCGACGTTGA
- a CDS encoding DUF2000 family protein, translated as MFDTKFAIVLRNDLAPWQALNVTSFLTSGIVGQFPAIIGEPYRDRAGHVYNALSIQPAIVLSADAGTMRMIHRRSLDRAVRTSLYIEEMFATGHDAANRAVFAEHAPDDAKVVGIALRADRKIVDKITKGAKMHA; from the coding sequence ATGTTCGATACGAAATTCGCGATCGTCCTCCGCAACGATCTCGCGCCCTGGCAGGCTCTCAACGTGACGAGCTTCCTGACCAGCGGCATCGTCGGCCAGTTCCCCGCCATCATCGGCGAGCCCTATCGAGACCGTGCCGGCCATGTCTACAATGCCCTGTCGATCCAGCCCGCCATCGTGCTGTCCGCCGATGCCGGGACGATGCGGATGATCCACCGGCGGTCGCTGGACCGCGCGGTGAGAACCTCGCTCTATATAGAGGAAATGTTCGCCACCGGCCACGATGCCGCCAACCGCGCCGTCTTCGCCGAGCATGCGCCCGACGATGCGAAGGTGGTGGGCATCGCGCTGCGCGCCGACAGGAAGATCGTCGACAAGATCACCAAGGGCGCGAAGATGCATGCATGA
- a CDS encoding aminotransferase-like domain-containing protein, producing the protein MDKESGITAWKPAVSRSGGPLYLAVADALAADIAAGRLPPGTRLPAQRALADMLGIDFTTVSRAYAEARRRGLVDAFVGQGTFVRRRPAPAAATLAAGLVDMGMNLPPRFEDAALVRRMWSDMAGLEASGGLDLLLRYQDVGGTAADRMAGVHWLADRIPSVGAERLLVCPGAQGALLAVAGLLAGAGGSICAEALTYAGFRSLAAHLRIPLVEVAMDEEGLLPEAFDAACHRHRPKALYCTPTLHNPTTATMPLARRRAIVAIAREHGLFIIEDDAYGPLAPQAQPLAALAPDIVFHVAGLAKSVSPALRIAYLVVPDARMAARVAGAVRATTAMASPLTAAIATRWIEDGTAQAVRDAIRGEASSRRAIAAAALPPEQARIPGEGFHAWLRLPPPWSRGEFTARLRAAGIGVVGSDAFALGTPPEAVRLGLGAAGSREELAQSLHIVADLLGEAPAMSSMVV; encoded by the coding sequence ATGGACAAGGAAAGCGGCATCACGGCATGGAAGCCCGCCGTCAGCAGGAGCGGCGGCCCCCTTTATCTCGCGGTCGCGGATGCGCTCGCCGCCGATATCGCCGCCGGCCGCCTCCCGCCCGGCACCCGCCTGCCGGCGCAGCGCGCCCTGGCCGACATGCTCGGCATCGATTTCACCACCGTCAGCCGCGCCTATGCCGAAGCGCGCCGGCGCGGCCTCGTCGACGCCTTCGTCGGGCAGGGGACCTTCGTCCGCCGCCGCCCGGCACCGGCCGCCGCGACGCTCGCCGCCGGTCTCGTCGACATGGGCATGAATCTTCCCCCCCGTTTCGAGGATGCCGCGCTGGTCCGGCGGATGTGGAGCGACATGGCGGGGCTGGAGGCCAGCGGCGGCCTCGATCTCCTGCTGCGCTACCAGGACGTGGGCGGCACGGCCGCCGACCGCATGGCCGGCGTGCATTGGCTCGCCGACCGCATTCCTTCGGTCGGCGCCGAGCGGCTGCTCGTCTGCCCCGGCGCGCAGGGCGCCCTCCTGGCCGTCGCGGGCCTGCTCGCGGGGGCCGGCGGCTCGATCTGCGCGGAGGCGCTGACCTATGCCGGCTTCCGGTCCCTGGCCGCCCATCTGCGGATTCCCCTCGTCGAGGTGGCGATGGACGAGGAGGGCCTTCTTCCCGAGGCGTTCGACGCGGCCTGCCACCGGCACAGGCCCAAGGCGCTCTACTGCACGCCGACGCTGCACAATCCGACCACCGCGACCATGCCGCTCGCCCGGCGCCGGGCGATCGTCGCCATCGCCCGCGAGCACGGCCTCTTCATCATCGAGGACGACGCCTACGGGCCGCTGGCGCCTCAGGCGCAGCCGCTCGCCGCGCTCGCGCCGGACATCGTCTTCCATGTCGCGGGCCTGGCCAAGAGCGTGTCGCCGGCGCTGCGCATCGCCTATCTCGTCGTGCCCGATGCGCGCATGGCCGCCCGCGTCGCCGGCGCCGTGCGCGCCACCACCGCGATGGCCTCGCCGCTGACGGCGGCGATCGCGACGCGCTGGATCGAGGACGGCACCGCCCAGGCGGTTCGCGACGCGATCCGCGGCGAAGCGTCCTCGCGCCGGGCGATCGCCGCCGCCGCCCTGCCGCCGGAACAGGCGCGCATCCCCGGCGAAGGCTTCCATGCCTGGCTGCGCCTGCCGCCGCCCTGGTCGCGCGGGGAATTCACGGCGCGGCTGCGCGCCGCCGGCATCGGCGTCGTCGGCAGCGACGCCTTCGCGCTGGGAACCCCGCCGGAAGCCGTCCGCCTCGGGCTCGGCGCCGCCGGCTCGCGCGAGGAACTGGCGCAAAGCCTCCATATCGTCGCCGATCTCCTCGGCGAGGCGCCCGCAATGTCCTCGATGGTGGTGTGA
- a CDS encoding aldo/keto reductase, with protein sequence MTDSTMPSALSAPPARIDLAPGLSISRIVTGLWQVADMERGGRLLDPATAADALQAYSAAGFDTFDMADHYGSAEVIAGEWLARERRAGPQRSLAFTKWCPTPGPMTAAVVRAGVERSLERLRVPAIDLLQFHWWTFDHPAYLDALKELAKLREEGLIRHLGVTNFDTDHLRVLVGEGIPLVSNQVSFSVLDRRAAEEMSAFCLAHGIRLLAYGTLAGGLLSERWLGAPEPDAIADWSKMKYKRFVDAVGGWRVFQAILGALKRVADRHGASIANVATRWVLDQPAVAAVIVGARLGDSEHRQDNARMFGLALDAEDRAVLAEAFAQSRRLRGDCGDEYRKPPFLTASGDLSHHLAELPKIYEASPVEGRPGRFTVDTGSVWEGICGYSRAMRIGERILVSGTTATHTTGEAVCPDDPAGQAVYILDKIAASLAALGGSLADVVRSRVYLQDVDDWEPVSRVHGRYFAGVRPANTLLAIDRLVGPYRVEIEVEAVVDAVTGG encoded by the coding sequence ATGACCGATTCGACGATGCCGTCTGCCCTGTCCGCCCCGCCCGCGCGCATCGACCTCGCACCGGGCCTTTCGATCAGCCGCATCGTCACCGGGCTGTGGCAGGTCGCCGACATGGAGCGCGGCGGCCGTCTCCTCGATCCCGCCACGGCGGCCGATGCCCTGCAGGCCTACAGCGCCGCCGGCTTCGACACCTTCGACATGGCGGACCACTATGGCAGCGCCGAGGTCATCGCCGGCGAATGGCTGGCGCGGGAACGCCGCGCCGGCCCGCAACGCTCGCTCGCCTTCACCAAATGGTGCCCGACGCCCGGCCCGATGACGGCGGCCGTGGTGCGGGCCGGCGTCGAGCGCAGCCTCGAGCGCCTGCGCGTGCCGGCGATCGACCTCCTGCAGTTCCATTGGTGGACCTTCGACCACCCGGCCTATCTCGACGCCCTGAAGGAACTGGCGAAGCTGCGCGAGGAAGGCCTGATCCGCCACCTCGGCGTCACCAATTTCGACACCGACCACCTGCGCGTGCTGGTCGGCGAAGGTATCCCGCTGGTGTCGAACCAGGTGTCGTTCTCGGTGCTCGACCGGCGCGCCGCCGAGGAGATGAGCGCGTTCTGCCTCGCCCACGGCATCCGGCTGCTCGCCTATGGCACGCTGGCGGGCGGTCTCCTGTCCGAACGCTGGCTCGGCGCGCCGGAGCCCGATGCGATCGCCGACTGGAGCAAGATGAAATACAAGCGCTTCGTCGACGCCGTCGGCGGCTGGAGGGTGTTCCAGGCCATCCTCGGGGCGCTCAAGCGCGTGGCGGACCGCCACGGCGCCTCGATCGCCAACGTCGCCACCCGCTGGGTGCTGGACCAGCCCGCCGTCGCGGCGGTGATCGTCGGCGCAAGGCTCGGCGACAGCGAGCACCGGCAGGACAATGCGCGCATGTTCGGCCTCGCCCTCGACGCGGAGGATCGCGCCGTGCTCGCCGAGGCCTTCGCGCAGTCGCGCCGGCTGCGCGGCGATTGCGGCGACGAATACCGCAAGCCGCCCTTCCTCACCGCCTCCGGCGACCTCAGCCATCATCTGGCCGAACTGCCGAAGATCTACGAGGCGTCGCCGGTCGAAGGGCGTCCGGGCCGCTTCACCGTCGATACGGGCAGCGTCTGGGAAGGCATCTGCGGCTACAGCCGGGCGATGAGGATCGGCGAGCGCATCCTCGTCAGCGGCACCACCGCGACGCATACGACCGGCGAGGCGGTCTGCCCCGACGATCCGGCCGGCCAGGCCGTCTACATCCTCGACAAGATCGCAGCGAGCCTCGCGGCGCTCGGCGGCAGCCTCGCCGACGTCGTGCGCAGCCGCGTCTACCTGCAGGATGTCGACGATTGGGAGCCGGTGTCGCGCGTGCACGGGCGCTATTTCGCCGGCGTGCGCCCGGCGAACACGCTGTTGGCGATCGACCGGCTGGTGGGGCCCTACCGGGTCGAGATCGAGGTCGAGGCCGTGGTCGACGCCGTCACGGGTGGATGA
- a CDS encoding sugar phosphate isomerase/epimerase family protein, which translates to MEKLGIHAFVWTGGSRPQDLEGAMEKSRRLGYRLIEFPRLDPTKFDIAWLSRRLRDFGLDVAVTMGLPPSGDVSSEDPAIVAAGERILETAVATTRDLGGRKLGGILFSAHSKASHMPTRKGRDNSVAVLTRVAEKAKAAGVTLNLEIVNRFESNLLNTTAQGLAFIRDTGMDNIYLHLDTFHMNIEEADPAHAIRLAGDRLGYVHIGESHRGYLGTGTIDFPRIFDALLDHGYDDFVTFESFSSEVVDEDLSITCGIWRNIWDDNVALAAHAKAFIEARHADAVRKAASVIHP; encoded by the coding sequence ATGGAAAAGCTCGGTATTCACGCCTTCGTCTGGACGGGCGGTTCCCGGCCGCAGGACCTCGAAGGGGCGATGGAGAAGTCCCGCCGCCTCGGCTACCGGCTGATCGAGTTCCCGCGGCTCGATCCCACCAAGTTCGACATCGCCTGGCTGTCGCGCCGGCTCCGCGACTTCGGCCTCGATGTCGCCGTCACCATGGGCCTGCCGCCTTCCGGCGACGTCTCCAGCGAGGATCCGGCGATCGTCGCCGCGGGCGAGCGCATCCTGGAGACGGCGGTCGCCACCACGCGCGATCTCGGCGGGCGCAAGCTCGGTGGCATCCTGTTCTCAGCCCACAGCAAGGCGAGCCATATGCCGACGCGCAAGGGCCGCGACAACAGCGTGGCGGTGCTGACGCGGGTCGCCGAGAAGGCGAAGGCGGCGGGGGTGACGCTCAACCTCGAAATCGTCAACCGCTTCGAAAGCAATCTCCTCAACACCACGGCGCAGGGCCTCGCCTTCATCCGCGACACCGGGATGGACAATATCTATCTCCACCTCGATACCTTCCACATGAACATCGAGGAGGCCGATCCCGCGCACGCGATCCGCCTCGCCGGCGACCGCCTCGGCTATGTCCATATCGGCGAGAGCCATCGCGGCTATCTCGGCACCGGCACCATCGACTTTCCCAGGATCTTCGATGCCCTGCTCGACCACGGCTATGACGACTTCGTCACCTTCGAATCCTTCTCCTCCGAAGTCGTCGACGAGGATCTCTCCATCACCTGCGGCATCTGGCGCAACATCTGGGACGACAATGTCGCGCTCGCCGCCCATGCCAAGGCGTTCATCGAGGCGCGCCATGCCGATGCGGTGAGGAAGGCGGCTTCCGTCATCCACCCGTGA
- a CDS encoding putative quinol monooxygenase, protein MPTPCCTLTATLHGRPEKREELVKLLASFVDRSRSEPGCVEYHFHVNPDDPDNFYFYENWTTREDLDRHLQMPYQREWFGRHKEFLVKDAELRFFTMLSDYDK, encoded by the coding sequence ATGCCCACGCCATGCTGCACCCTGACGGCAACGCTCCATGGCAGGCCCGAGAAGCGCGAGGAACTGGTCAAGCTGCTCGCCAGCTTCGTCGACCGTTCCCGGTCCGAGCCCGGCTGCGTCGAATATCATTTCCACGTCAATCCGGACGATCCCGACAATTTCTACTTCTATGAAAACTGGACGACGCGGGAAGATCTCGACCGCCACCTGCAAATGCCCTACCAGCGCGAATGGTTCGGGCGCCACAAGGAATTCCTCGTCAAGGATGCGGAACTGCGCTTCTTCACCATGCTGAGCGACTACGACAAGTAG